Below is a genomic region from Chloroflexota bacterium.
CGCATCACCGCCAAAGCCGATTCAGAAAGCGAAGCGAATCACCTCATCCAACAAGTTGAACAACAACTCCGCCAACGCCTGGGAAAATGGATTTACGGTGCGGATGGAGATACCCTCGAAGGCGTTGTGCTGGCCGCGCTTGAAGTGCAAGAACTCCCCCTCGCTGTTGTAGAAGCCAACCTCGAGGGCAGATTGCTGCGCCGCCTCGCCGGGAAGAGTCATATCTTCGCCGGTGGCGAAATCATATCACCACCACCCAAACCCAAAACACTAAATCAGGCGGTTAAAACTGTCTGCCAGAGTCATAACGCTGCCATTTGTCTCGGTGTGTTGTTAGAATCCGGAGCAACACAACAAACCATGCACCTTGTCCTGCTCACTCCCGAGGGTGAGAAAACCATCCAGCATACCTATGGCGGGCCCCCGCAGATGGCCCCGCTATGGACTGTGAATCTCTGTCTGGACCATTTGCGCAAACTACATATTTAACCCGCCAAACCAGTGTCTGTATATTTTGCAATATCCCCTTGAACATCGAAAGGACAGTATGACAAAATCAGTGGATCGCCTCCTCACTAACGCTATCGTTCTCACAATGGATAGAGATTTTCACCAATACGAACCCGGTGCAGTCGCCATCGCAGATGACAAAATCATCGCTGTCGGGCTGGAAGCAGAACTCAAACAACAATACACGGCCAACGAAACAGTGGACTGCGACGGCAAGGTGCTCATGCCGGGTCTGGTCAACGCGCATACCCATGTCCCCATGACATTGTTACGCGGGCTTGCCGATGACTTACGCCTCGATGTCTGGTTGCTGGGCTATATGATGCCCGTGGAACGCGAGTTTGTATCGCCCGAATTCGTCCAGCTAGGCACCTCACTGGCCTGCATTGAACTCATTCGCTCGGGAGTCACCTGCTTTGCCGATATGTATTATTTTGAAGAAGATGTCGCCATAGCCACCGCAGAAGCCGGGTTGCGCGCCTTATGCGCTCAAACGGTACTCAAATACCCTTCCCCCGACGCCGATTCATACGAGCAATCTCTCGATGCTGCCGATGATTTTATCGCCCGTTGGAAGAACCATCCGCTAATTGTCCCCTCGGTGGCCCCACATGCGCCCTATACCTGCACCGAAGATATTCTTCAAGCTACCTCGGCAATCGCGGTCAAACATGATGTGCCGCTGCACACTCATTTAGCCGAAACCCTCACCGAGGTCGAAGCCTCAAAAGAAGAACACGGCATGCCCGTAATTCCCTACGTCAAAAAACATAAAATCTTCGAGGCTAAAGTGCTAGCTGCCCATTGTGTGCATGTAGATAGCGGCGAAATCCACACCCTGCACCACCACGGAGCCGGGGTTGCACATAACCCGTCTTCCAATCTAAAACTGGCTTCGGGGGTTGCTCCAGTTAATGCCATGCTCGAAATTGGCGTTAATGTTGGCATCGGCACCGATGGCCCAGCCTCCAATAACGATCTGGATATGTTTGAAGAAATCCGCCTGACGGCTCTGCTCGCCAAAGGCATTAGCGGCGATCCCACTGTGTTACCCGCCAAAACCGCCTTACTGATGGCTACCCGTTTGGGGGCGCAAGCCATGCATATGGGCGAAATTACCGGTTCGCTTGAATCCGGCAAACGCGCCGATCTGATTCTGGTAGATATTTCTCCTCTGCATAACGCCCCGCGTTTCCACAGAGACCCTGAAGGGATCTATGCCCAATTGATCTATGCCGCCAAGAGTACTGATGTCAGCGACGTGATGGTCAATGGTCAATGGCTAATGCGCGACCGAGAGTTGCTCACGCTGGATGAAGCCCCACTGCTGGAACAAGCCGCTGAGTATGCCCAAAAAATTGATGCCTTCTTACGCCAGCGCGAAGAATCGGTACTCTCGAAACTGATCGCAATTGGCGGAGCATTGGAGCAAGAGAGCTTTGAAGTACAGGCTAAAGTTCGCATTACCGATACACAAGCCATCCTGGCTAATATTTCGCGGCCTGAAATCGAAACCCTGCACACACGTCAATACCACGAATTCGATACCTACTTCCAATTTGATGATCCTACCCAGGGGCAATTGCGCTACCGAGAAGACGAATATATCGGCGAGGATGAAGCCGTCGATAAAATTCGTTATCGCCTGACGATGATCGGTAAAACCAGCGAACGCCATTTCCTAAGCGATGTATTGCTTTCCCGCAGCCGTTATATTGCCCCTGCCACCCACAGCCTGCGCTTTTATCGCGAATATTTCAAGCCCAACTCCGAAACCTTCATCGAGAAAGATCGCCTGCGCTGGCGGGTACTCTTCCGCGGCACAGAGTTCTACATCAACCTTGATCGCATTGATAAACCGGACTTAGGCACTTTTTTGGAAGTCAAAAGCCGCACCTGGAGTTTGAGGGACGCGGAAAACAAGGCAAAAATGGCTAAAGAATTACTCATATTTTTGGGAGCTGAACCCGAAAAGATGGTGGTGCAAGACTACGTTGAAGCTGCCGCGAGCGAACAATCCTGATCCCACTTTCAAAGTGAATCGCCATACTCAAGAAACCAAAGACTTTCACCAAATTATGAAGATCGCCGTCCTCGCGGATATTCACGCCAATTACCCAGCCCTTGAAGCAACCGTAGATCACATTGAACGCTGGCAACCAGATACTGTTCTGGTTGCTGGCGATCTTATCAACCGCGGCCCAAAACCGGTTGAATGTTTGCATCTCATCCAGAAAATGCAAACGCAACGCGGCTGGGAAGTGATCCGCGGCAATCATGAAGAATATGTGCTCTGGCACAGCCTGCCTGATTCGCCGCGTGAAGGGCCACTCTTTGAATTATTCCGCTACAGCTATTGGACGTATGAAAAACTCGATGAACAGGCAGCACTCCTTGAAGCCATGCCCGATGAATTTAGTAAAAATATCCCCGCCGCAGGTGAGTTTCGCTGCGTACATGCCTCTATGAAAAGCAATCGCCGGGGTATTTACCCTGAAATGGCGGATGAAACCATCAAAAAATTGATCAACCCGCCCCCCGCGCTGCTCGCCGTTGGACACACCCACCGACCGCTGATCCGCCAAATTGGGCAAACCCTGGTTGTCAATGCCGGAGCCGTAGGCCTTCCCTTTGATGCCGACCGTCGCCCCGCCTATGCGCAGATTACATTTTCACAGGGGCATTGGAGCGCCGAAATAGTTCGACTGAATTACGACATCACACAGGCCAAGAGAGATTTTTACGACACCGGTTTCCTCGATCAAGCTGGCCCACTCAGCAAAATCATACAGCTGGAATTGGAAATCTCACTCTCCCAGCTTTTCCAATGGACACATATTTACATGAACGCAGTTCTGGATGAAAAAATCAGCATCAAACAAGCCGTTGATGAGTATTTGCGTGATCCGCTGGATCGGCCATATTGGTAATTCCCCCTACAATTCGTTTTCGCGGTAAAAACGATTCTCCTCCGAGTGATAAAGCAGTTCACAAGAGGGGCAAAACCACCACAAACGATTTTCAGCGCGCGACAAAGTCACATTGCAATCCGGGCAAATATAGCCCGTACCGGGAATCGGTGGGCGAATCTGCACGGCCACCTTAGGCGGTGTAATGGTGGCATACGGGCCACTGACCAACAAAATCACGCGGCATGTGCCAATCGCCCAGCCAATCAAACGGCGAGCATCATCCGCAGAGTCCGATTCGACCTCCCAGATTTCGCCTGTATCCCGATGTACAACCCGATAATGCGCCATTTGCCGTTCGTCTCCAAAGCCAGTATAACACGTTCCCCAACTGCCCATGATATACTCTGCCCCATGAACACCCCACTCAATTTTTCCATCGAAATTGCCAAAGAAGCCGGTAATATCTTAATGAAATATTATCGGGCTACTGGTATACAAGCCAATAAAAAAGCGGATAAAAGTGCTGTAACCGAGGGAGATTTAGCCGCCGATGAGTTTCTGCGCTGCAAGATTCAACAGGCTTATCCGCAGGACGGCCTGATTAGCGAGGAGGCTGGCACTGTGTACCCGAAGGGGAAATCTGCGGTGTGGGTGATTGATCCTCTCGATGGCACCACCAATTTCAGCCTCGGTTTGCACCATTGGGGCGTTGCCATCAACCGTATTATAGATGGCCTACCCGAATTAACCGCGCTGTACTTCCCCATCATTGATGAACTTTTCACTGCGCAGCGTGGTGCGGGGGCGTTTCTCAACGGAGAACGCATCCAGGTGAAGATTCCCGATGAGAATCAACCTTTCTCATTTTTCTCATGCTGCACGCGTACCATCCGTAATTACAATATTAATCTACGCTACAAAACCCGTGTTCTGGGGACCTCAGCCTACGGGCTGAGTACCGTTGCCCGCGGCAACGCAGTATTGGCTTTTGAAACTACCCCCAAAATCTGGGATTTCGCCGGAAGTTGGCTGCTCACCGAGGAAGCTGGGGGCATAATACGTGTCCTCGATGGCAGCACTCCCTTCCCTTTGGTTCCCGGCACAGACTACAAAACCAAGAGCTACCCAATTTTGGCGGCAGCCACCCCCGAGCTTTGGACAGAGGGTCAACAAAATATAATTCCAAAAAAATAATAGGTCGTGAATAACACGGATCGGGCAAATTTTCACGGAAATTCCAGGTTGGTTTTTATCCGCGAAAATCCGTCAAATTCGCATCATCCGCGCTCTATTTAGGATTACAGACAACAAGGAGTCAACCATGCAATATCGTTATCTTGGATCGTCTGGCCTGCAAGTTTCGGCGCTGTCGTTTGGCGCCTGGGTCACATTTGGAAATCAACTTGATGTAGATGCAGCCTATGAACTGATGAACGCCGCCTATGAGGCCGGGGTTAATTTTTTCGATAATGCCGAAGTCTACGCTGATGGTAAAGCCGAGACAATTATGGGAGAAGTACTCAAACGCGCTCCCTGGAAACGCTCGGATTTAGTCATCTCGACCAAAATCTTTTGGGGCGGACAAGGCCCCAACGACCGCGGGCTTTCGCGCAAACATATCGTGGAAGGCCTGGACGCGGCGCTGGCGCGTTTGCAGCTCGATTACGTTGATCTCGTCTTTGCGCACCGCCCCGATCTGCACACGCCTATCGAAGAGACTGTGCGCGCCTTCACCCACGCTATCAACCAGGGCAAAGCCTTCTACTGGGGCACCAGCGAGTGGAGCGCCCAACAAATTATGGAGGCTTACGCCGTCGCCCGGCGCGAGCATCTGATTCCCCCACAGATGGAGCAGCCTCAGTACAATATGTTCCACCGCGAACGTGTAGAAGTGGAGTACGACCGCCTGTACGAAGAAATCGGCCTGGGCACCACCATTTGGAGTCCTCTCGCCAGCGGTCTGCTCACCGGCAAATACAATCAGGGCACACCCGATGGAACCCGCATAAGTCTGGAAGGCTACGAATGGCTGCGCAAACAATTTGAAAGCGCAGAAGCCCAGCAACGCCTGGAAAAAGTTGGCAAACTGATACCCATTGCAGATGAACTTGGCTGCACCATCGCCCAACTCGCCTTGGCCTGGACGTTGAAGAATCCGCATGTCAGCACGACCATCACCGGCGCTTCGCGCGTTGAGCAGGTTGTGGAAAATATGAAAGCCATTGATTTCGTCGAAAAACTCACCCCCGAGGTGATGACCCGCATCGAAGATGCACTCGAAAACAAACCCACACAGCAGCAAGATTGGCGCGGGTAAATTCTAAAAATAGAGCCGGGCGCTTTGCGCCCGGCTCTATTTTTTTTGAGGCTCATTTTGCCCGGATCGGCTGCCGGATAACGGTTTTTAGTTTTTCTGGCGCGGTGCGGCGGGGATCACTTAAATAGATTTCGTGGTGTTTGCCGTGAAGCATATAGCCCTGCGCTTCGATAAACTCGTGCATGGCTGCAATCGTCGGGCCTTCATCGGCATAGGTACCCAGATACATAATTTGTGCAGATTTCCCCTCCGCGTAAGTATTCAGCCGGAGCAAATCAAGCGCGGCGGGATTTTTACCAGCGCGCACTTGGGATACAGCATCATCAAACAGGTTCTGTGTGATCCACGTTGGGGTCATTATCATGGCTGTCCAATCCCACCGTGATTTATCGTCCGCGAACGTTTCCATATTTTCAGCCCACCAGAGACCTTCCAGCGGCGGGACAACATAGTCTTTTTCCAGGCCATTCTTGCTGCTGAATTTAAGCGTGTATGCCACAGCATAGAGCGTTTCTATCGCATCCTTATAGCTCTGAGCGGTGTTTGGGTCGCCGTGACCGTCCACCATTAGAAATTGCATCTCAGGGACATCCACGATGCTAAATTTTTTGGGCGGGTTATACAGGTGCTTCAATTCCTTCTTGAAATCAACTTTCGACATTTTCTTTCACCTCCAAATCCTGAATAAATGTATCCAACCATTTTCGTTCGGCTTCAATCAATGCCAAACTATAGTCAAACATGGCGCTCACAAAAAAAGGTGCGCTGCTCTGCGCCTCAGTACGCTGCACAAGATGTTGTTGGCGCTCTGTAAGCTGTTGACGATAGGCGTGCAAAGCATCAAGAGCTTGCTCTGACGATAAAACCGGGAAATTCGACAACCCCAGCAAGAATGGCACCGATCTCCCATGCAACGTAGACAGAGCATCATAGGTCGCGGCGGCTTGCGCTTCATACCCTGCAGCGGTAATCTGGTACACTTTGCGGGCAGGTCCTTTACCTTCAAATTGCTGTATTTCGCTCGCAATCAAGCCAGATTTTTCCAACTTGTTTAGCAAATAATAGATCGATGAAAAACCAATTTCCGTCCAATCGCGCATCCCGCGCATCTCGATGGTTTGTTCAATCTCGTAGCCGTGACGGGGTGTTTCGGCAATCAAGCTGAGGATGGCAAGCTCTGCGTTGGTCATTTGTACAAATATCCTATTCTATTTATATTCTAGCATTAGAATAACAAATTTTAATCAGGTCGTCAAGAGGTATTAGTACACTGTAACCCAAGACTTCGGAGGTCTTTCGCGAAAAATCAAACCACTTTGTTTACGATGTAATCATTCTGGATTCGCTCATTTCGATGGATAAATCTGTTGTCACGTCCTGAGAATCATTTTGAACTTACCCCACTATGCTTTGAATATCAGCCGCCAATTGACGCGTCTTTTGCGGCGCGTTACCCACATAATGACTCGCATCCATCAAACCGCGTATCGCTGCACCAGAAAGATGGCGCAAAAATTCGCTTTCCTGGGCAACCAACTCAATTAACGGATTCGCTTCCCCAACCCGCAGGGCCTCCCACGCAGTCAGGGCGTGTTGCCGCAAATATTCGTGCATGGCCTGACGGTCGGCACCAGCTTTACCCAGCGCCATCAGCAAACGTTCAGTAGCCGCAAACGGCGCATAAATAGCAAAATTCCGCCCAATAGCGATTTCATCAATTTGCAAATTCGATATGATTTTGTATGCAACGCGCAAAAGTTCATCGGCAATCAAAAAGGCTTCAGGCAAAAGCGTACGCCGGTTGGCGCTGTCATCGAGGGTGCGTTCCAATAGCGAATGGGCAGCATTATCCCAGGCCGTACGCGGGAATTGCGCAAGCAGGCGCGCCAGCGAGTCCAATTTCTCAGCCTGAATTGGGTTACGCTTGAAAGGCATCGCCGAAGAACCGATCTGCTTGCTACCAAACGGCTCAGCCAATTCGCCAATCGGGGGCGATTGTAAAATGCGTAAATCAAAAGCCAGTTTGTAAATCGAAGCGCCCATCCCGGCCAACGCCGAAAGCACTTCATAATCCTGCTTGCGCGGGTAGGTTTGGGTCGTCACCGGGAAGAAGGTCAGGCCTAATTCTTCTGCCATTAAAAGTTCAAACTCGGCCAAGTTTTCCAACCCAAAGAGTTCCGCATACGAGGCCGAAGTCCCTACCGCGCCCTTAAAACCTTTACCTTTTAGCGCGGCACGCGCACGCACAAGATTTTCCCAATCTGTCAACAAATCCTGCGTATATTGCGCCAAACGATACCCCAACGTAGTTGGCTCTGCCGGTTGCAGGTGAGTATAGGCCATCACCGGAGTCTCGGCGAACTGGATCATCTTCGGGACGAGAATCAATAACAGGTCACGCGCGCCAGCTATGGTTAAGTCCAGAGCAGCCCGCATTTGCAGCACGGTGGCATTATCTTTCACGTCCACTGAAGTCGCCCCCAGATGAATAATCCCCCCACCCAATGGGCATTGCTCAGCGTAGGTTTTGACTTCGGCCATCAGATCATGCTGAATTTCAATCTCAATTTCCAAAGCGCGTTCCACATCAACTTTATCGGCATGGTGTTGTAAATCGGCGACTTGTTCGGGGGTAACCAGGCCAAAGTGCGCCTGGGTTTGGGCCAATGCCACCCAGATTTTTCGCCACAGCAAGCGCGTATAATGCTCGCTCCAGATTTGGCGCATGGCCGCAGAGCCGTAGCGCCAAGTAAAAGGGGAAAGATAGCTTTTATAATTATTCATGGGGTACAATTTACGCTTATGGATACACTTTTTTTCTTCAAAGGTTTGGTATTAGGATTCTCAATTGCTGCGCCGGTCGGTCCGATTGGAGTTCTTTGCATCCGGCGGACTCTGGCTGAGGGGCGGCTGCACGGACTCATCTCGGGGCTGGGGGCAGCCACCGCGGATGGATTTTACGGCCTGGTGGCAGGATTCGGTTTATCCATGCTCTCGGGCCTGTTGGTGGAGCAACAGAGATGGCTGGCGTTGCTCGGCGGCCTGTATCTACTCTATTTGGGCATCAAAACCCTGGGGACAAAACCCGGTGAACAAGCCGCCAGCGACAGAAGCTCAACCCTGTGGGGAGCTTATTTTTCAACCTTGGTGCTAACACTCACTAATCCAGTGACTATCCTTTCATTTGTGGCAATCTTCGCCGGTTTGGGGATGGTCGCAGGCAGCTACATGGCGGCAGCCTCATTGGTGGCCGGGGTATTTTTGGGATCAGCGGCCTGGTGGCTGACGCTCAGCGGCGGGGTTAGCCTGCTGCGCAACCGTGTAACTCCCAAAACTCTGGTCTGGATTAACCGCGTCGCCGGGGCAGTTTTGCTGGTATACGGGGTAATAGCGTTGATCAGCTCACTACTTGCAAACTAACCAATGCTGACACACTTATCTACCTAGCTTTCAGCCGCCTCATTTTCATTGGTTGGCTGCAATGAGTGTTCTTCGGCATGCGTGCCAAGTAAATACTCAAATGCTATCTCAAAACTGGCATCATCGTAGATAAATTTTCTTGCGCCTTTGCCAGACCATTTTTTGACGCGCCAATGGTTGAGTACGGGAGAGTAAAACAGTGTGCGATTCGCCATACTCAATTGCATGGCCTCACCCCATTTCATAAGGGCTTCTTGGATTATTTCCATAGCAGCTCTTTACTAAACCATCGAACAAAAATTCAGGCGGCCGCTGGAAATAAGGTCTTTCACAGCAGCAATATATTTGTATAGAACTGTATCTTCCTCGATGAAAGGAGCACAGGTGCGAATCAGCTTATAGACTTCACCGGTTCCCTGCCCCAGTTGCGCATCCGCGCCAATTTCAGCACGGCGAAAATCGATACCCTGGGCGGCAGCCATCAACTCGGTAGCGAGAATATGTTCAACATTGCTGGCGATCTGCCTCAGTTTGAGGGCCGCGGTCAGTCCCATGCTAACATGATCCTCAACATTTGCAGAAGTGGGAATGCTATCCACGCTGGCAGGGTGAGAGAGAACTTTATTCTCAGTTGCCAGCGCGGCTGCTGTGTATTGGGTAATCATGAAGCCAGAGTTCAGCCCACCTTTTTCCGTCAGAAAAGCCGGTAAAACA
It encodes:
- a CDS encoding aldo/keto reductase; its protein translation is MQYRYLGSSGLQVSALSFGAWVTFGNQLDVDAAYELMNAAYEAGVNFFDNAEVYADGKAETIMGEVLKRAPWKRSDLVISTKIFWGGQGPNDRGLSRKHIVEGLDAALARLQLDYVDLVFAHRPDLHTPIEETVRAFTHAINQGKAFYWGTSEWSAQQIMEAYAVARREHLIPPQMEQPQYNMFHRERVEVEYDRLYEEIGLGTTIWSPLASGLLTGKYNQGTPDGTRISLEGYEWLRKQFESAEAQQRLEKVGKLIPIADELGCTIAQLALAWTLKNPHVSTTITGASRVEQVVENMKAIDFVEKLTPEVMTRIEDALENKPTQQQDWRG
- a CDS encoding amidohydrolase family protein, which encodes MTKSVDRLLTNAIVLTMDRDFHQYEPGAVAIADDKIIAVGLEAELKQQYTANETVDCDGKVLMPGLVNAHTHVPMTLLRGLADDLRLDVWLLGYMMPVEREFVSPEFVQLGTSLACIELIRSGVTCFADMYYFEEDVAIATAEAGLRALCAQTVLKYPSPDADSYEQSLDAADDFIARWKNHPLIVPSVAPHAPYTCTEDILQATSAIAVKHDVPLHTHLAETLTEVEASKEEHGMPVIPYVKKHKIFEAKVLAAHCVHVDSGEIHTLHHHGAGVAHNPSSNLKLASGVAPVNAMLEIGVNVGIGTDGPASNNDLDMFEEIRLTALLAKGISGDPTVLPAKTALLMATRLGAQAMHMGEITGSLESGKRADLILVDISPLHNAPRFHRDPEGIYAQLIYAAKSTDVSDVMVNGQWLMRDRELLTLDEAPLLEQAAEYAQKIDAFLRQREESVLSKLIAIGGALEQESFEVQAKVRITDTQAILANISRPEIETLHTRQYHEFDTYFQFDDPTQGQLRYREDEYIGEDEAVDKIRYRLTMIGKTSERHFLSDVLLSRSRYIAPATHSLRFYREYFKPNSETFIEKDRLRWRVLFRGTEFYINLDRIDKPDLGTFLEVKSRTWSLRDAENKAKMAKELLIFLGAEPEKMVVQDYVEAAASEQS
- a CDS encoding PadR family transcriptional regulator, with the translated sequence MTNAELAILSLIAETPRHGYEIEQTIEMRGMRDWTEIGFSSIYYLLNKLEKSGLIASEIQQFEGKGPARKVYQITAAGYEAQAAATYDALSTLHGRSVPFLLGLSNFPVLSSEQALDALHAYRQQLTERQQHLVQRTEAQSSAPFFVSAMFDYSLALIEAERKWLDTFIQDLEVKENVES
- a CDS encoding metallophosphoesterase family protein: MKIAVLADIHANYPALEATVDHIERWQPDTVLVAGDLINRGPKPVECLHLIQKMQTQRGWEVIRGNHEEYVLWHSLPDSPREGPLFELFRYSYWTYEKLDEQAALLEAMPDEFSKNIPAAGEFRCVHASMKSNRRGIYPEMADETIKKLINPPPALLAVGHTHRPLIRQIGQTLVVNAGAVGLPFDADRRPAYAQITFSQGHWSAEIVRLNYDITQAKRDFYDTGFLDQAGPLSKIIQLELEISLSQLFQWTHIYMNAVLDEKISIKQAVDEYLRDPLDRPYW
- a CDS encoding LysE family transporter, whose amino-acid sequence is MDTLFFFKGLVLGFSIAAPVGPIGVLCIRRTLAEGRLHGLISGLGAATADGFYGLVAGFGLSMLSGLLVEQQRWLALLGGLYLLYLGIKTLGTKPGEQAASDRSSTLWGAYFSTLVLTLTNPVTILSFVAIFAGLGMVAGSYMAAASLVAGVFLGSAAWWLTLSGGVSLLRNRVTPKTLVWINRVAGAVLLVYGVIALISSLLAN
- the purB gene encoding adenylosuccinate lyase → MNNYKSYLSPFTWRYGSAAMRQIWSEHYTRLLWRKIWVALAQTQAHFGLVTPEQVADLQHHADKVDVERALEIEIEIQHDLMAEVKTYAEQCPLGGGIIHLGATSVDVKDNATVLQMRAALDLTIAGARDLLLILVPKMIQFAETPVMAYTHLQPAEPTTLGYRLAQYTQDLLTDWENLVRARAALKGKGFKGAVGTSASYAELFGLENLAEFELLMAEELGLTFFPVTTQTYPRKQDYEVLSALAGMGASIYKLAFDLRILQSPPIGELAEPFGSKQIGSSAMPFKRNPIQAEKLDSLARLLAQFPRTAWDNAAHSLLERTLDDSANRRTLLPEAFLIADELLRVAYKIISNLQIDEIAIGRNFAIYAPFAATERLLMALGKAGADRQAMHEYLRQHALTAWEALRVGEANPLIELVAQESEFLRHLSGAAIRGLMDASHYVGNAPQKTRQLAADIQSIVG